One window of Molothrus aeneus isolate 106 unplaced genomic scaffold, BPBGC_Maene_1.0 scaffold_166, whole genome shotgun sequence genomic DNA carries:
- the LOC136569609 gene encoding branched-chain-amino-acid aminotransferase, cytosolic-like isoform X2 yields the protein MAAAALRSRGGGAVLATLLRPRRGYKSTFRLFEGLKAFRGDDDKIRLFRPELNMERMKRSARRVCLPEFDGQELLECIRALVRLEGRWVPRDPQSSLYIRPTFIGTEPTLGVAPPGRALLFVLLCPVGPYFSGGFGPIRLLADPQHVRAWPGGAGHCKLGGNYGPCLELQEAARARGCQQVLWLHGPERLLTEVGTMNLFVFWERPDGGQELVTPPLDGLILPGVTRQSLLELARKWGEFEVREAPLAMGSVLGALKGGRLREMFGAGTACVVCPVGEILYEEQLLSVPTMENGAKVTTRFLRELSDIQYGRVPSPWAQPV from the exons CTCTTCGAGGGCCTCAAGGCTTTTCGGGGCGACGACGACAAAATTCGGCTTTTTCGGCCCGAACTGAACATGGAGAGGATGAAGAGATCGGCACGAAGGGTCTGCCTGCCT GAGTTCGATGGTCAGGAGCTCCTCGAGTGCATCCGGGCCCTGGTGCGGCTCGAGGGGCGCTGGGtgccccgggacccccagagcagcctctaCATCCGGCCCACCTTCATCGGCACCGAG cccaccctgggGGTGGCGCCCCCCGGACGTGCCCTCCTGTTTGTGCTCCTATGTCCGGTGGGGCCGTATTTCTCCGGGGGCTTCGGCCCCATCCGGCTCCTGGCTGACCCCCAGCACGTCCGGGCGtggccgggcggggccggacACTGCAAACTGGGCGG GAACTACGGCccgtgcctggagctgcaggaggcgGCGCGGGCCCGCGGCTGCCAGCAGGTGCTGTGGCTGCACGGCCCCGAGCGGCTCCTGACCGAGGTGGGCACCATGAACCTCTTCGTCTTCTGGGAGCGCCCGGACGGGG GTCAGGAGCTGGTGACGCCCCCCCTGGACGGGCTGATCCTGCCGGGGGTGACGCGGCAGAGCCTCCTGGAGCTGGCCCGAAAATGG GGGGAGTTCGAGGTGCGCGAGGCCCCCCTGGCCATGGGCAGCGTCCTGGGGGCGCTCAAGGGGGGGCGGCTCCGGGAAATGTTCGGGGCCGGCACCGCCTGCGTGGTTTGCCCGGTGGGCGAGATCCTGTACGAGGAGCAG cTGCTGTCGGTGCCCACGATGGAGAACGGAGCCAAAGTGACCACGAGGTTCCTGCGGGAGCTCAGCGACATCCag TACGGCCGCGTCCCCAGCCCGTGGGCCCAGCCCGTGTGA